GGGTAAAGTTGGTTTTTTCGGCGCCATCAGTTATTGCAGTGCTAAGGGCGGCGTTGTTCAACTTACCAGAACAGCCGCTCTGGAATTGGCCCCATCAGGAATTAGAGTTAATGCGATTGCCCCTGGTTTTATTACCACCAAGATGACTGAAGGGATTCTAGAGAATGAACAATTTAACAAAATAATTGTTGACAGCACGCCCTTAGGGCATGTTGGCGATGTGGATGATATCGCCTTAGCCGCTGTTTATCTAGCCAGCGATGAAGCTAAATATGTTACTGGCGAGATGTTATATGTTGATGGCGGCTGGACCTCGAGATAATAATAATTTTTATGAAAATCTTAAAAAAAATATTTGCCAAGAAAGAAAGTAAACTAGAGCCAGTAGGCTCCTTACTGAAGAGTACTTGGTCAGATTATAAAAAACAGGCCTTTAAGTTTATTGAGCTTTTAGTTTACGGCTTAATCGGTTCTTTGCCTTTCATGTTGCTCCTTTTTATTTTTATTAGAGTACTGATGGTCGGTGGTGAGACTTGGCCCGGTTTTGGTGTTTTAGGAATTTTTATTGTCTTTTTCTTGGTCTCTTTAGTCTTAATGATTGTTTGGAATTTGCGAGCGCAAATAGGTGGCATTCTTCTTTTAAAAGAGAATTATCAGTTATCGCCGCGAGAAAGTTTTAAGAGGGCCGATAAGTATATGGTTCCTTTTATTGGCGTCACCGCTTTACTTTCGGTCTTAATCTTTGCTTGGGGCTTACTATTCTTATTACCGGCTTTAATTTTTGGGATTTATTACGGCTTCTCTCAATATGTTCAGGTCGCCGAGGATGAGCGCCCGTTTCGATCGGTTGAACGCAGTTATGACCTGGTTAGAGGGCACTGGTGGCCAGTCTTTGGTCGCTTCCTCCTCTTAATTTTAGTCGGTTTTCTTGCCTACGGTGTCCTCAGCATTCCTTTTTTCTGGATTAGTGAAGGTGGCTGGCTCTTTGAGGCTTATAATCTGCTGATTAACTTAATCTGGATTCTACTTTCTCCGTTTTTCACAATTTATCCTTATAAGGTTTATCGCAACTTAGTCAGAATAAAAGGCTAAGAAAAACAAAAAAATAGTTTTACCAAGAAAACGGCTTAGGCCGTTTTCTTTTTTTTTGTTGAATTTGAGGCGCTCTTTAAATTAAGACCGAAAATAATTGATAAAAGGTTCAGGGGTTTTTAATAGGGCAGCTGTTAGACTGGAGGTAGCTTAAAATATCTTTTATGTCTAAGAAAAATTGGCTGCCGCTAACACTCCGAATTAAAATTAGAAAATTTTGGCGCGCCTACCGTCGGCCACTGCTTATTATCCTGCCGCTGTTAATTTTATTTTTAGGGCTCTTGCCGATTTTAAAGAAGAGCTGGTTGAATTATCCGGCGCCGCTGCGAGCCAAGATCGCGCTTAGTTATTTATTGGCGGATAAGTCAACCGGGGTGGCTTGTCGAGAGACTTGTCAAAAACAGCGCCAACAATATCTTAATTTAATATTTAGGGGTGGTGGGCAGGCACGCTCCGAGACGGAAAAGGCTTTAGTTAGTTCTAGTACCAGCCCCGAAATCAGGTCCTTATTAATTAAGGGGTGGCAATCCGCCGCTTGGGAGGCTCCGGAACCAGATATTTTAACGAGCGCGCCTTCTTTAGGGGTGCAAACGACCCTAATTGAGGCTTGGCCTGAACTGGCTCCCGCTAATTGGTGGGCAGAAATTAGTAATCGTTTTTATGCTAGTCAGGAGGATGAGGAGCGACTGTTAATTTTAAAAAATTTATTAGGGCGCCAGGATCCAGTGGCGGAGGAGTTGGTGGTGGCAGTTTTAATGGATCCTGACTATTTAGGGGCGCTTCAAGAGCAGGCTTATTTTCTGTGGGCGAACTTGCCTGAGAGAGAGCGGGCCCAAGATTTAATGCCGCTAGCCGCCTGGGGAGAAATTTTGTTGCGTCCTGATTATTCGGGGGCGCTTAAAGAGATGATTATTTGGGGCTTAACGCCCGCGCCGGAGTTAATAAGTGAGGGCGAAGAAATAAAAGAATTATTAAAAATAATTTTAAGTAAGCCCGAAGATTTTGATGCGCATTTACGCTTAGCAGCCGAGTCGATTTTAGCGGACTGGGTATTAATAATTCCCGATTCTCGTTCTTAATTTATCGGTCTTAAAAATATATGAAAAATTTAAAAATTAAAATTTTATTTTTTTCCCTCAGTCTAGTTTGGAGTTTAAGCGCCACAGCCGCTCACGCTTTGCCTGTCGGAACCTTACTATTTAGGACCTCGGGCGGTGGCCTCTCTTATGGCTATAATACCAACATCTTAGTGATCACCGAAAATGGTTTTCCGAAACATTTTTATTCTGGACATACCGGTATTTATGTTGGCCAAGAAGATGGGGTTGATTATGTGGTGGAAATGCAGCCTCAAGGAGCAATTAAAATACCCGCCAATCAGTTTGTAA
This window of the Candidatus Parcubacteria bacterium genome carries:
- a CDS encoding hypothetical protein (Derived by automated computational analysis using gene prediction method: GeneMarkS-2+.) → MKILKKIFAKKESKLEPVGSLLKSTWSDYKKQAFKFIELLVYGLIGSLPFMLLLFIFIRVLMVGGETWPGFGVLGIFIVFFLVSLVLMIVWNLRAQIGGILLLKENYQLSPRESFKRADKYMVPFIGVTALLSVLIFAWGLLFLLPALIFGIYYGFSQYVQVAEDERPFRSVERSYDLVRGHWWPVFGRFLLLILVGFLAYGVLSIPFFWISEGGWLFEAYNLLINLIWILLSPFFTIYPYKVYRNLVRIKG
- a CDS encoding hypothetical protein (Derived by automated computational analysis using gene prediction method: GeneMarkS-2+.) — its product is MSKKNWLPLTLRIKIRKFWRAYRRPLLIILPLLILFLGLLPILKKSWLNYPAPLRAKIALSYLLADKSTGVACRETCQKQRQQYLNLIFRGGGQARSETEKALVSSSTSPEIRSLLIKGWQSAAWEAPEPDILTSAPSLGVQTTLIEAWPELAPANWWAEISNRFYASQEDEERLLILKNLLGRQDPVAEELVVAVLMDPDYLGALQEQAYFLWANLPERERAQDLMPLAAWGEILLRPDYSGALKEMIIWGLTPAPELISEGEEIKELLKIILSKPEDFDAHLRLAAESILADWVLIIPDSRS